DNA from Halobaculum sp. XH14:
CGTCGCCATCGTCATCTCGATCCCGCTGGGCGTCGTCAGCGCGACCCGCCGGCACCAGCCCGCCGACTACGGCGCGACGACGTTCTCGCTCGTCGGCATCTCGACGCCGAACTTCTGGCTCGGCATCATGCTCGTGCTGGTGTTCGCGGTCGAGTTGAACGTGTTCCCGACCAGCGGACGGGCCTACGGGTTCGCCGACTCGGTCGCCGCGATCTACGGCCCCGCGCCGTTCTTCGAGGTGGCCACGGCGTGGCTCGCGTCGCTGTTCCTCCCGGCGATCACCCTCGGGACGTACTTCACCGCGCTCATCACGCGGCTCACCCGCTCGGGGATGCTCGACGAGCTCGGGAAGGGCTACGTCACGGCCACCCGGGCGAAGGGGCTGCCCGAGTCGCTCGTCAAGTACAAACACGTGCTTCGGAACACGCTCGTGCCCGTCATCACGGTGCTCGGGCTCCAGCTTGGCACCCTCATCGGCGGGGCAGTCATCACGGAGGCCGTGTTCGCGTGGCCCGGACTCGGCACGGAGATCATCCAGGCCATCAACGCGCGTGACTGGCCGATCCTCCAGGGGAGCCTCATCGTCATCGGCACGGCGTTTGTCGTGGTGAACATCGCGGTCGACGCGCTGTACGCGTACCTCGACCCGCGGGTGGTCGCATAATGAAGCTCGGACCGCTCTCGATCTCGCCGCGGACGATCCGGAACCTTCGCG
Protein-coding regions in this window:
- a CDS encoding ABC transporter permease, translated to MAYGRFLLKRGLQGIGVVWGVVTVVFMLRFITPGSPVDTVAPLDADQETRRRIAEDLGLNEPLYVQYGNYIWDLLHGDMGYSYISSIPASAQVFSKLPATIELAVAASVVAIVISIPLGVVSATRRHQPADYGATTFSLVGISTPNFWLGIMLVLVFAVELNVFPTSGRAYGFADSVAAIYGPAPFFEVATAWLASLFLPAITLGTYFTALITRLTRSGMLDELGKGYVTATRAKGLPESLVKYKHVLRNTLVPVITVLGLQLGTLIGGAVITEAVFAWPGLGTEIIQAINARDWPILQGSLIVIGTAFVVVNIAVDALYAYLDPRVVA